Genomic window (Arachis hypogaea cultivar Tifrunner chromosome 13, arahy.Tifrunner.gnm2.J5K5, whole genome shotgun sequence):
TATGTGATATGTGACTAGGCATTTGTGACCATAGCGttcgatttttttattaattaataattcttTGTTGTGAATGATATTCAGTTGTTCTTTACGTAGCTGGAATAGTGAAAAATAAGACTATAACGATCTTACATAGTAAAGTGTGTTTATTAATTGAGTTGTAATAAAAGACTTCTTACTGAGTACATAATGAAGCATTTATTACTTTTGATGTATGCAGCGCCTCCTATTGTGGCGGATGGTGAGTTCACAGTGGGGATGGAATTCAGTTCAAGGGAGGCAGTAATCAAGGcaatgaaagattataccatccgGAGAGGTGTGGACTATCGGGTATATGAGTCGGAACCGACGACATTCTATGCCAAATGTACAGAATATGGGAATGGTTGTGACTGGTTGATCAGGGTAACCAAAATGCAGAAGAAGTACTGTTGGGagataaggaggtacaatggAAGTCACACTTGTACCAGGTCTACTATTTCTCAAGACCATTCGAAGCTGGATTCCAAGACAGTTGCAGAAGTAATAAAGCCGTTGGTAGAGGTTGACCCGTCTATAAAGGTGAAATCAGTAATTGCTGATGTCCAGTCAAAGTTTAACTACACCATCAGTTATCGCAAGGCTTGGTTAGCAAAGCAGTAGACGGTCGAATCAATTTTCGGAAGTTGGGAAGCATCGTATGAAGCTTTGcccatatggtttgaggccatgtgccACAAAGAGCCATCAGCAGTGGTTCACTTTGAAACAATGCCTGCTTACCAGGGGGATGATTTGGTTCCTGATATACGTGTTCTACATAgagtcttctggagttattacccctgTATAAGGGCCTTCAGACACTGCAAGCCAGTGGTGCAGGTGGACGGGACTCATTTGTATGGAAAATACAAGGGTTGTTTATTGGTTGCAGTCTCACAAGATGGTAATAACAACATcgtgcctattgcatttgccatagtggagggagagacttctgatgcatggTACTTTTTTCTGAGCAACTTGCGTCAACATGTGGTGACACATGATGGTGTGGGACTTATCTCTGATCGACACGATTCGATTAGGTTAGCTATTGAACGAAGTAATGGGGCGTGGTCTCCTCCTAGAGCTTTCCATATGTTTTGTATCCGGCATATTGAGTCCAACTTCTTGAGGAAGTTTAAGGTACCTTACTTGCAGAAGCTTATCGTCAACATTTGTAAGTTTGAATAGAATGAACTTTGAATTTATTGTAAGTACGATCAAATAGAATGGTGTTCATAGTTGACTGAATGTTTTTCATAGGATACTCGAGGACGATCAGGGAGTACCAAATGCGCTATGAACGATTAAAAGAACGGGGTGAGGCTTACACCAACTGGCTTGATCGGATCCCTCGTGAGCAGTATGCTTTGGCATTTGATGGTGGTTACCGATGGGGTCATATGACCACCAATCTTGTGGAATGTATCAACTCCGTCTTAAAGGGTGCACGCAATCTCCCAGTCACTGCACTTGTTAAGGCTACATTTTACAGACTGAATGAGTTGTTCACTAGGAAAAAAGCCGAGGCTGAAGCCCGAATCAATGCTGGACTTGTGTTCTCTGAGATGGTGACAACCAAGCTGCATGCAAATCAACGAGCATCAGGTAACATACAGGTTAGCTGTTTTGATAGAGAAAATGAAGTCTTCAAAGTATGTGAGATGCCTAGTGGGGTTGAGTATGCAGTTGACCTACGCCACCATCGGTGCGACTGTGGTGAATTCCAGGTTAACCGAATTCCGTGTCGACACGTGTTCGCGTGTTGTGCAAATCAGAGGTTGGATTGGCAAGTGTACATTAATGACGTTTACAAGATGGACCAAGTTCGAAGAGTATACAGGGCTAGGTTTAGACCACTGGGAAATCCGGTAATGTGGCCTGCTTATCATGGACCTAGATTCGTTGGAAACCCGTTCCTCAGACGGGTAGCCAAAGGTCGGCCGAAGATGACCcgcttcttgaatgagatggacactcGTATATTACGTCGCTCGATGCGATGCAAGCAATGCGGTGCTGAGGGCCATAGTCGCAGTAGATGTCGTCAAAGTGGTGGATCGAGTGCAGGTCCAGCCGAAGAGTAGTAGTTACCTTTTTTTACATTTCGTTTGAATTTACATTTGTGTACGACGTAGACATTTGAATTTACCAACTGGTGCTTGTATTCATTTCAAACCTGATTAACATACTCGATAGAAAAATAGTCATAACAGCGTAATTAACATATTCAATAGGCAAAAAGTAATAACAACCTAGTTAACATACTCATAGTTAACATACTCAATAAGTAAATACTAATAACCAAATTAACATAGTCAACAATAACTACCTAGTTAACATACTCAATAAGTAAATAATACAAATTATTTCTTAAATAGTAGTAAGAACCTAATTAACATTCTTAATAATTAAATAGTTACAACTTCACTTCCTCGGTGCCCACTTCATATCTTTGTATAACTTTCTGCACTTCTTTGCAATCTTGTTAAAAGCGGATGGTGTATACCGATTTTCACTCCGACGTGGAGGATCAGCTCTAAGGTTGTAACCTTTACCTTTTTCACTTGTGGCTGTATCtatgaaaacaaaacaaatacaAATACAAGTTCATTGTgtaatacaaatacaaatacaaatacaagTTCACCATGAAGCTACTAATAGAAATTCATAATCAAGCCCTAAATCATTACTAACAGTTTATTTTACCTGCACTAGGCACTGGATCCTCGTCAGCAGCATCGTCATcctcatcatcaccctcatcctcatcctcatcctcatcctcatccgcATCCTCTGGATGGTCTACTAGGTAGTTATCAGTCTCATCATGAACTGCTCTATTACTCTCATGAATCAGAGTCATCGGAATACGTCTAGGGTTTCCACTCTGTATGATCCCTCCCGCCGCTTCAGCACTTCTGCTTGAGTCAACAGACATTCTGGCACCAGAATTTTCAGATGAAGTGCGAACCCGAGATCTCAGATCTAATGACCTCCTAGCTGGAGTAATACCACCCAAATGTGCTTGATGGTCGGTGGGAATGTCAACATAATTACCTGAATGTGAGTGGTGCGACCCCGATGCCATGAAACCAAGCAGCTGACTGAATGAAAGTTGCTCTCCATACTCAAACTATGGACCACCCCAATACTATTGATGTGCTGGGACTGACGCTGAGTAATAATTAGACGGATGCGTGTCAGGAACATATGGTGCAAAATACTCAACCCCCTGTTGTGGCGGTTCCGGTGACGGTGGTGGTGGaggaccttctggattctcttcaaATACAAGGTTCGACAATTGCAAGTGGTCACTAAATGCTTCTCGGTACCAATGCATGTAAATTTCCAATGGATAATGTAAATGCTCCAAGTCATCAGAGAGAGTGTAATTATACCGATTGGTCCATTGCATCACCCAAAGAGAGTGGGTATCGGCCCAATCTTGATTCTTAGGCCCAGTTAGAACTTCGCCGTGTGATGCACCTAGATCCCGCTCTTGATTAGGAACACCCTGTGTCCATCCAAATTGCCTCCTGACTCTATCAGTTGCATGCCACTCAATGCATTCAAAAGATATAAGTGGCACTGTGGCACTCCAGATAACCGAATTATGACGGATGGCTAAAGGAATTATGTCTGGGTCGATGTCTCTAATGCCATAAGCCTGTCAAACAAACTGGACACATCGAACCAGTCAGATGATTACACAACAATTAATTCACTTAACAAGTTACATAAGGTACTTGTATTTTACAAAATACCTATCCTTCTTGTAGATCATCCAATAACCTCCTGTAGTGTGCAAGCATTTTATATCGGTAGGCATAGTTTTGACGGTCCCAGTTATGCCACCTGCCGACGGACAATCCATTAGTTAACTTATCTTACCCTAAACAAAATACAATTTCTATCAATTCTTTCAATGCATACTTTAATCAAAATTACCTGTTTGCAATTGGAAACACTCGGGGATTGCCCGGAATCGGCGCTAGAAATGGTAGCCGGATCCAAGCCCAAGTGACCAACAGTGTCAGTGGACCATCCATCTCCTTATAGTCGACACGAGTTGCCCTACACAATGATCTATACAAGTGTGCCAGGCATGCTGAACCCTAACTAAACTGTATGATCCCACCGAAGTTGCGGAGCAAAGGTAAAAATTTCCAGTGCACCACTGCACCCGACTTATCTGCAAACAGAATTGTCCCAAATAATAACATTATGTGACACTTTACATACATCTGCATGTGCACATCATCATTCAACACTATACGATCTTTCAAACCCCTAAAccactttaattttataaagctCCCTCTACAGTCCGTCTTCCTCGGTGCAATTCCAAATTGGTGCAAGCACTCGGCTTCCAATGCCTCAAAGCTACTCATGGTCGGACCTGTAACCGGAAGACCATTTGTCGGCAGACCGAGAATTACTGCCACATCCTCCAAGATCACGGCACACTCACCAACCGGAAAATGAAAAGTGTGAGTCTCGGGCCGCCATCTCTCAATCAGAGCATTGATCATTGCTGACTGACCTTTAATAACTCCAATTTGGGATACATAATAAAATCCAGTCTCGCGTAACTGTGACTCAACAATTTGGTTGTATGGATCCGGCGGGTGTAAATGATCACACATCAACATCCTTGAAGCCTACAATATCACATTTCCGTTATAAGAACaagtataatataactatattattcAAAAACACAATTATCCTTAACATGTCCATTATAACTAATTCCCAGCATAATTGTATTTCAAACATACACATTAAATCTGTTATACAAAAATCTTTCAATCATATTCATTaccttataacaaaaattaattaacctTACACAGTAAATCagcctctattattattattattattattattattattattattattattattattattattattattattattattattattattattattattcaaacagCATACATactaattttattgttattattattattattcatataaaatagcatactaatttattattattattattattgttattattattcatataaaacagcatactaatttattattattattattattattattattattattattattattattcaaacagcatacatactaattttattattattattattattgttattattattattcatataaaacagcatactaattattattattattattattattattattattattattatttaacgcAGTATAAAATCTAAGTTTAGTTATTACTAATTTATTGTCTAAATTTTActgaattaaaattcaattgttaatgatcataaataaaataattaattaaatttttattattaatcataataattaattaaactcaattactAATACTGATAATAACAACAATATATCAATATCCACCTATTCCAATCTAATATGTACAGATCtcattttcctttctcttttatTCGTTCATTCTTTACATGTGTCattcattttttcattttattttaattaatatgcataaaaaaaaaccCAGTTCACTCTCACCGGTACAATTTACTAACTAACCatatcatacatacatacatacatacaaggtttattcctattttaatttctatttttaaccACCTGATAATAaaatcatacatacatacatgcttAATCTCTACTTAGtgccattataatatatattgctaataaaatctaaaattatcactattattatcattaaatcagattattaaaaataaaaacttacataatttGGATGTCCAAGATAATTAATAATATGAAACTCTGGTTGATTTATTTCCTTAATTTTTCGTCTTCTtggtatttttattcaaaattttcaccaaaattgtTGTGGTCCAACAATGGTGAAACGGTGGGATTGAGAGTGAGTAGAAAGGGATAGTTTGTGTGAGAGTGAAAGAGATAGTGTTGGGAGGGGGTGAAACACAGGTTTTGGAGGGTGAAACACGAATAGAGAGTCACGGGCCACCCAGAAGCCAGGTGCATGCGCGACGCGTGGCAAGGGGGTCACcaatcggtgccaccgatttgTGCACCTTCTGCGCCCTGAAATCGGACCCACCAATTTCTGTCCCCCCATCGGTGCCACCGATTTCTTCGACAATGCCGTCACATCTCGGTGAAACACCCAACCCCCATAATGCTGCGAAACTCCTTCACCGGctccatatcaaaattaaaaaactctcatataataatataacaaTGATAGATGTCAAGATTCAAGTGAATAGCCATGCAACTACAATTGAAGGGTTGTAAGAAACTATAAATATATCTATCCTGAAGATAattatttgaatatatataaaattaaggaTAACTAAATAATTTGATACACCAAAATAATGTCCAGGTCTGCACTTCACTTATAACTTAGTTACTTAGATATTACAATTGAAAAATAAACCATAACAAGATAGTAATAGTCATTTCTAATTAGGTAGATATGCATatttataaaagagaattaaactgCTAATGGAAGATAAGTTTGCAAAAATACACAAACATAACATAcatcaacaaaaaatataaagatgCTTTAAATTTAAGCACATAATAATCCTTCATTCCCAGTTGTAGTACATAATATCAAACGCAGGGAACATCGTGTCAAAAGCAAAAATTGATTTCTCCAACATCTGCAAAACATATAGTCATTAAagtgatataatatataaaagattgcatatacactacaagaaaaagtaatatttgtaacaaaaaaattattacaaaaaatcaaaattttgaaacaaaaaggattttgtaacaaaaaaaggggccGTTGCTGTATGTctcgttacaaaaagtttttgtaacaataaATGAAattgttacaattcaaagtgatatttgtaacaaatttttctgatacaaaaaatcagaagtcgttacaaaagtggtaacaaattttgatcttcaaaatatttttggtgacaatctaatttttcctatcataaaattttgttaaaatgtaacttgattttgtaacatttt
Coding sequences:
- the LOC112735240 gene encoding uncharacterized protein, with product MPAYQGDDLVPDIRVLHRVFWSYYPCIRAFRHCKPVVQVDGTHLYGKYKGCLLVAVSQDGNNNIVPIAFAIVEGETSDAWYFFLSNLRQHVVTHDGVGLISDRHDSIRLAIERRYSRTIREYQMRYERLKERGEAYTNWLDRIPREQYALAFDGGYRWGHMTTNLVECINSVLKGARNLPVTALVKATFYRLNELFTRKKAEAEARINAGLVFSEMVTTKLHANQRASGNIQVSCFDRENEVFKVCEMPSGVEYAVDLRHHRCDCGEFQVNRIPCRHVFACCANQRLDWQVYINDVYKMDQVRRVYRARFRPLGNPVMWPAYHGPRFVGNPFLRRVAKGRPKMTRFLNEMDTRILRRSMRCKQCGAEGHSRSRCRQSGGSSAGPAEE